GTTGCCCGACTGCTTGTAGCCGCCGAAGGGCAGGCTGCGGTCGAAGGCCGCGCCGTTCAGGTAGACGCGGCCGGTGCGCAGGCGGTTGGCCACCGCGCGGGCGCGCCGCAGGTCCTTCGACTGCACGAACCCCGCGAGGCCGAACGGCGTGTCGTTGGCGATGTCCACCGCCTCGTCCTCGGTGTCGTAGGCCATGATGGACAGCACCGGCCCGAAGATCTCCTCGCGCGCGATCCGCATGTCCCGCGTGACGTCGCCGAACACCGTGGGGCGCACGTAGTAGCCGCGGTCCAGGTGCGCCGGCTTGCCCGGCCCGCCGGCCACCAGCGTCGCCCCTTCCTCGAGGCCGGCCCGCACCAGTCCCTGCACCTTGTCGTACTGGCCCTGGCTGACCAGCGGTCCCATGGTGGAGGCGGGGTCGAGCGGGTCGCCGAGCCGGATCGACTGCACCGCCTCGCGAGCGGCTTCGAAGGCCGCCTCCCGCTGGGCGCGCGGCACCAGCATGCGTGTCGGCGACTGGCAGTTCTGGCCGGCGTTGGTGTAGCAGGCGTGAACGCCGGCGATGACCGCGGCCTTCAGGTCGGCGTCGGGCAGGATGATGTTGGCCGACTTGCCGCCCAGTTCCTGCGCCACCCGCTTGACGGTGTCGGCGGCCAGCTTGGCCACGCGGATGCCCGCGGTGGTGGAGCCGGTGAAGGACACCATGTCCACCTCGGGGTGGGCGGCGATGGCCTCGCCGACGGTCGGGCCGTCGCCGTTGACCAGGTTGAAGACGCCGGGCGGCAGGCCGGCGGCGTCGATCACCTCGGCCAGGATCATCGAGCTGAGCGGTGCGATCTCGCTCGGCTTGAGCACCACGGTGCAGCCGGTGGCCAGCGCCGGCGCCACCTTCGACGCCACCTGGTTCAGCGGCCAGTTCCAGGGCGTGATCAGCCCGCACACGCCGATCGGCTCGCGGCGGATGATGCCCGGTCCCATGCGTTCCTCGAAGGGGAAGTGCTGCAGCACCCGAACCGCCTCCTCGAAGTGGAACAGCGCGACGGTGGCCTGCCGCTCGGTGGAGAAGGTGATGGGCGAGCCCATCTCCAGCGTCATCGTGCGCGCCAGCTCGGGCAGGCGGGCGCGAAAGCCGTCGACGATGCGGCTCAGCCAGCCCAGCCGTTCGGCCACGCTGGTCTGCGCGTAGCCGGCAAAGGCGCGGCGCGCCGCCCGCACGGCCCGGTCGACGTCCTGCGGCGAGCCGAGGCTGATGCGCGCGAAGGGCGCCTCCGTGGCGGGGTTGACCACGTCGAGGGTGGACGGCAGCGCGGGGTCGACCCAGGCACCGTCGATGTAGAACTTCAGTCGGTCCATCGATGCGTCCGCGGAGGGGCTGGTGGTCAGTCGATCGAGATCTTGGCCGCCTCGACGACACGTTTCCATTTGGCCGCCTCGCTGGCCATCAGCTCGCTCAGCTGGGCCGGCGTGCCGGCCAGCGGCACCACGCCGAGCGACGCCAGCTTGGCCTTGCCTTCGGCCGAGGCGGTGTACTTGTTGATCTCCTGGTTCAAGGCGGTGACGATCGACCGCGGCACGCCGGCCGGACCCACCAGCGCGTTCCACACGGTGGCTTCCAGGTTCACGCCCTGCTCGAGCGCCGTCGGGACGTTGGGCAGCCCCGGGAAGCGGGCCTTGGAGGTGACGGCCAGCGCCTTCAGCTTTTGGCCCTGGATGTTGGCCAGCAGCGAGGTCACCGGCGCCGACACCCCTTCGACCGAGCCCGTCATGGCGTCGGTCATCGCCGGGGCGTCGCCCTTGTACGGCACCGACGACAGCCGCGCGGCGCTGTTCAACCGCAGCGACTCGGTGGCCAGGTGGCCGATGGTGCCCTTGCCGGGGTTGGCCACCGTCAACGCATTGGGCGCCGACTTGCTCTGCGCGATGAACTCACCCAGCGTCGAGGCCTTCACCGACGGGTTGACCGCGAGCACCAGCGGGATCTCGCCGACCAGCGCGATGGGCGTCAGGTCCTTCTCCGGGTCGAAGGGCATCGGGTTGTACAGCGACTTGTTGTTCGCCAGCGGCCCCGACGTGGCCATTGCCAGGGTGTAGCCGTCCGGCGGCGACTTGGCCACGTGGTCGACGCCGATGTTGCCGCCGGCCCCGACCCGGTTCTCCACGATGAACTGCTGCCCGAACCGGGTGCTCAGGTGCTGGGCGATCTGTCGCGCCACGAGGTCGGAGCTGCCGCCGGGCGCGAAGATCGCGATGATGCGCACCGGCTTGTTGGGCCAGTCGCCCTGCGCCGTGGCGGCGCCGGTCAGCGACAGCAGCAGGCCCGCGGCGCAGGCGAGGCGGCGGGCAAGGGTCGTCAGGTCCATCGAGGTCTCCCGGTCTTGTGCCGGCAGTCTCGTGAGAAGCGCAGGCGCCAACAACACGTGGATTCCGACTTTCCGCTGCATGGAACGCCGCGCGCGCCGGGTCTTTCCAGTGCGTGGAACTTGCGAACAAGCGGCTTCCTTCACCGCGGCCCCTGCCGCATCCTTGCCGGCTTGCAGGCCACACGCTCGACGATGGACACCGCCCCCCGCTACTTCGAGGACTTCCAGGTCGGTGAGCACTGGGAGAGCGCGCCGGTGCAGGTCACCGCCGACGAGATCGTCGCCTTCGGTCGCAGCTTCGACCCGCAGCCGATGCACGTCGACGAAGCCGCCGCGGCACGGGGCCCCTTCAAGGGCCTCATCGCCAGCGGCTGGCATGTCGCGGCCATCGCCATGCGCGAGTTCGTGCGCGCCGGCGGGCATGGGTCGACCCCCGCGGTCGGCCTCGGCGTCGACGAGCTCAAGTGGCAGGCGCCGGTGCGCGCCGACGACCGGCTCGTGGTGCGCCGGGAGGTGGTCGAACTGCGCCGCTCGGCGTCGCAACCGGGCCAGGGCATCGTGCGCACGCGGGTGACCGTGCGCAACCAGGCCGGGGTGGTGGTGATGTCGCTGCTCAGCGCCGGGCGCGTGGCCGCGCGCGGGACGGGGTCGGCGGCATGACGGTCGTCGTCGAACGAGCGGACGACCTGGCCGCCCACGTCGGCACGGAGCTCGGCGCCAGCGACTGGGTGACCATCGACCAGGCCAAGATCGACGCCTTTGCCGACCTCACCGGCGACGACCACTGGATCCACGTCGACGCGGAACGCGCCCGCCGCGACAGGCCCGATGGCAGGACCATCGCGCACGGCTTCTACCTGCTGGCGCTGATCCCGTTCCTGCAGCGGCGCATCTACACCATCCGCCAGCGCGGCGTGGGGCTGAACTACGGCTGCGAGCGGGTGCGCTTCACCTCGCCGGTGCCGGTCGGTTCGCGCGTGCGCCTGCGCCAGACGGTGAAGGCCTGCACCCGGCTGGAAGGCGCCACCCGCCTCACCTTCACCTCGACCATGGACGTCGAGGGCCAGTCGCGGCCGGCGCTGGTCGCCGACACCATCCTGCAGATCCACGACCGCTAGCCGCATGACCGTTTCCGAGTTTCCAAGCGAAGGCGAGGGCGTGGCGTTCACGCCCTTCGCCGAGATCATTGCCGGGCACGCCGACCGCCGGCCGGACGCGGTGGCCTTCCAGGTCGACGAGCGCACCCTGACCTGGCACGCGCTGCACCGGCGGGCCGGGCGCGTCGCGAACGCGCTGCGCCGGGCGCGGGTGAAGCCGGGCGACCGCGTGGCCCTGCTCGGCTCGGCGTCGCTGGCCTATGTCGAGTGCTTCTTCGGCACCGTCGCGGCACGCGCCTGCGTGGTGCCGCTGCCCGTGTCGGCCAGCGTGCCGACGCTGGAGGCGCTGCTGGACGACTGCGGGGCCAAGGTGCTGTTCGTCGACCTCGACGCCGATGGCGCCTTCGCCGACATGGCCGCCCGCCGCGCCGCGCGCGGGCTGCGCGTCATCCCGTTCGGGATCGACGACGGCGGCGACTACACCGAATGGCGGGATGCCGCCGGCACGGGCGACGGTGCGCTCGATCCGGCGCGCGACGACGACCCCTTCAACATCATCTACAGCTCGGGCACCACCGGGCTGCCCAAGGGCATCGTCCACCTGCACGGCATGCGCCAGCGCCAGGCGTCGCGCCGGGGCTTCTTCTCCACCGAGGCGCGCACGCTGCTGTCCACGCCCATGTACTCCAACACGACCATCATGCCGCTGCTCGGCACGGTGGCCCATGGCGGCGCCTGCCTGCTCATGCGGCGGTTCGACGCCGGCCGCTACCTGGCCCTGGCGGCCCGCCACCGGGCGACGCACACCATGCTCGTGCCGGTGCAGTACGCGCGCATCCTGGCGCACCCGGACGCCGACACCGGCGGCCTGGCGTCGCTGCAGGTCAGCCAGTGCACCGGCGCGCCGCTGGACCTGGCGCTGAAGCGCCAGATCCTGGCGCAATGGCCCGGCCGGTTCATCGAGGTCTACGGCCTGACCGAAGGCGGGGTGTCCTGTTTCCTCGACGCCCACGCGCACCCCGACAAGCTCGACACCGTCGGGCGGCCCGGACACGGCTCCGAGGTGTTCCTCATCGACGCGTCGGGACGGCGCCTGCCGCCCGACGCGATCGGCGTCGCGGGCGAGGTGGTCGGCCGTTCGCCCTTCATGATGGCCGGCTACCACCGCCGGCCCGAAGCGACCGCCGAGATCCGCTGGCTCGACGAGCAGGGCCGGGTGCACCACCGCAGCGGCGACATCGGCCGCTTCGACGCCGACGGCTTCCTCACGCTGCTCGACCGCATCAAGGACGTGATCATCTCCGGTGGGCACAACATCTATGCCGCCGACCTGGAGGCGGTGCTCGCGCGCCACGAGGACGTGCTGGACGCGGCGGTGATCGGCGTGCCGAGCGAACGCTGGGGCGAGACGCCGCTGGCGCTCGTCACCCTGCGCCCCGGCGCCTCGGTGACGCCAGAGGCGCTGCGCGACTGGGTCAACGCCCAGGTCGGCAAGACGCAGCGCCTGTCGGCGGTGGAGTGGCGCGACGCACTGCCGCGGTCGGCGCTGGGCAAGCTGTCGAAGAAGGCACTGCGCGCGCCCTACTGGGCTTCTTCCACTTCCCACCCCATGCCCTCATGAGCCCCTCCGATCCCAAGCCGGTCTGCATCGTCACCGGCGCCTCGTCGGGCATCGGCGCGGCGACGGCGCTGCTCTTCGCCCAGCGCGGCCACCAGGTGGCGATCAACTACGCGCGGCAGGCCGACGCGGCCGAGCGGGTGGCCGACCAGTGCCGCGCGGCCGGGGCCGACGTGCTGGTGGTGCAGGCCGACGTGGCCGACGACGCCCAGTGCCGGGCCCTGGCCGAGGCGGCCGGGCAGCGCTGGGGCCGCGTCGACGCGCTGGTCAACAGCGCCGGCATCACCACCAAGTTCGCCGACCTGAAGGACCTGCAGGCGCTGACGGCCGAGGACTTCGAGGCCATCTACCGGGTCAACGTCATCGGCATGTTCCAGATGTGCCGCGCGGTGGCGCCGTGGATGAAGGCGGCGCCCGCCCCCGGCATCGTCAACATCTCGTCGATGGGGGGCGCATGGGCACCGGCTCGTCGATGGCCTATGCGGCGTCGAAGGGCGCGGCCAACACGCTGACCCTGTCGCTGGCGCGCGCGCTGGCCCCGGCCATCCGGGTCAACGCCATCCTGCCCGGCATGGTCGACGGCCAGTGGCTGCGCAAGGGGCTGGGCGAGGCGGTGTTCGAGCAGCGGCGCCAGCGCTACCAGGCGAGGGCGCTGCTCGGCCAGGTGGCGGTGCCGGAGGACGTGGCACGGGTGGCGCACTGGCTGGCCTGCGAGGCGACCAAGCAGACCGGCCAGCTCATCGACCTGGAGTCGGGCTTCCTGCTCGGCAACTGAGCCGGCCGGCCGCGCGCTACAGCTGCACCTGCGCGGCGCCCAGGCCCGGGAACTCGACCGCCACCCGGTCGCCGCGCCGCACCGGCAGCATCCCGCACCAGCTGCCGGTGCTGACCACCGTGCCGGCCTCGACCACCGCCCCCTGCCGGGTGGCGTGGCGCAGCCAGTCGACGAGCACCCAGGCCGGGTCGCCGATGCCCAGGCTGCCGGTGAAGGACTGCCCCTCGCCATCGCCGATGCGCACGCGGCAGGCCTGGGAGGCCCAGTCGCGCGGCGCGAACGGCACGATCTCGCCGACCACCAGCGCGGCGTGCATCAGCAGGTCGGCCAGCTTCAGCAGCGGCGGCGCGCCGCGGCCACCGGCCCAGCGCGACCCCAGCACCTCGATGGACACGCACAGGCCGTCGACCAGCGCCGGCGCCGTGTCCGGTCCGAGCGAGCGCGCTTCGTCAGGACCCACCGCGCGGCCGATCCGCAGCGCCACCTCCGCCTCGACCCAGCCGGGCTCGGGCGACAGGTCCCGCAGGTCGGCGCCGGCGGTGTGCACACCGGCCGACGGCAGCGGGGCATGGCGCGACGGCTCTCCCGTCGACGCGGCGCCGGACTTCCAGTGCCGGGCGACGGCGGCCGGGTCCAGCGCGGCGAACAGGCGCTCCTGCACCGCGTAGGCCTGTTCCAGCGTCGTGACGTGCGGCTGCCAGGCGGTGTCGTCGACCCGCGGGCCGCCGTCGCGGGCATGGCGCAGCGCCGCCACGAGGGCATCGGTGTCGAGGGGTGCCATGGCGGCGGCAGTCTAGGGGTCGGCGCGTGCCGTGGCGCCACGCTTTTGCGGCTTTCCGTGCCGCGGAACGCCCGCCTCAGGCGGCCTGCAGTTCCTTCAGCCGGTCGCCCACCTGCCGCGCGACGTCGGTCAGCTCGCCGAAGTAGCGCTCGACCGCCTGCTCGGGCTTCAGCGTGGAGGAGAAGAACGTCAGGCCGAGCGACGCGGCGACGCCGTGGGCGTCGAAGATCGGCACCGCCAGCGTGTTGGTCGAGGGCACCACCTGCGCATCGCGCAGCGCGTAGCCCGACGCCCGCACGCGCTCGAGGACCGGCGCCAGCGCCTCCGGGTGCTTGGCCGCCTCGTCCTCCGGCGAGGGCGACTGCAGCACCGACTGCAGCAGCGCCTCCTGCTGCTCGGGCGAGCAGAAGGCGAGGTAGGCGCGGCCGATGGCCCGGCTCACCAGGCTGAGCCGGAAGTTGATCGTCGAGTGGCGCATCGACAGCGGCGACAGCGGGATGGTGCTGTAGCGCACCACCATCGCGTGGTCGTCCAGCATGGCCAGCGCCAGCGGCCACTTCACGCGCAGCGTCATCGCGTCCATCAGCGCGGCGGCGGCCTCGACCACCATCGGCTCGCTGTGGTAGCCGGAGGACAGCGACCGCACGCCCTCGGTCAGCAGGTAGGCCCCGTGCTGCGGGGCATGGCGCACGATGCCGCGGGCCTCGAAGGTCTGCAGCAGGCGCACCAGCGTCGGCTTCGGGATGCGCGTCTGCAGGTGCAGCACGTCCAGCGTCGAGACCGCCTGCCGGTTCAGCGCCTGCAGCAGGTCGAGCGCCCGGACGACGGCGCGCACGGGGGTCGACGAGCTCATCGGCGCCGCTCCATCCGGGCCGCGCGCCCCTGTCCACATTCTGAACACTGCATGACGGGATTGTCCGCAGCCCGCCGCCGGCGTGGCTACTCGGGAATGCGCCCGACTTTCCACCCGATGGAAAGTGGCGAATCGGGTCTTGGCCGGGGGCGGTCCGCGCCGGAAGATGCGACGGACCGCACCGGCGATCGCCGGCGCCCGACCGACCCGACGATGAGCACCTCCCGACCCCTGCTGTTCGACGCCCACGCCCACCTGGTCGCCGACGACCAGGCGCGCTACCCGCGCAACCCGATGCAGCGCGCCGCCGACGCGCCGTACCGCCCGCCCGGCGTGATCGGTCGGCCCGGCGGCCACCATGGGCCCAACCCCATCAACGAGGTGCCCGACGCCTCCCGCATGCTGCGCTGGATGGCCGAGGAGAACGTCGACGGTGCCGTGGCGGTGCAGAAGCGCATGGTCTACCGCTACGACAACAGCTACATCCTCGACTCGTCGGACGCCCATCCGGACCTCTTCTGCGCGGTGGTCATCCTCGATGCCGAGGACCCGGCCACGCCGCAGACGGTGCAGCGCTGGATCCGCGACCACGGGCTGGCCGGGCTGCGGCTGTTCGGCGGCCGCAAGCCCGACGGCAGCATGCCGTGGCTCGACTCCCCCAGGCCCTGAAGAGCTGGGACGTGATCGACGAGGCCGGCCTGGTGATGGACCTGGAGGTGCTGGCCCAGGGCGGCGGCGGGCCGTCCATCCCGACGCTGCTGGCGCTGGCCGAGCGCTACCCCGACGCCCGCATCGTGCTCGACCACCTGCTCGAACCCGAACTGCACGACGGCGAGCACTTCGGCATGGACGAGCGCTGGGAGCGCCTGGCCGCCAGCGGGCGCTTCTTCCTGAAGTTCACCTCCATCAACCTCGACCACTGCCGCGAGGAGGGCTTCCCCGCCAACCGGGTGCTGCGGCGGGCGGTGGACCTGTTCGGTGCCGACCGTGTGATGTGGGGCTCGGACATCGGCACCTCCTCCGGCACCTACCAGGACATGGTGCAGCGCATGCTCGACGCCTCGGACCTGCTGTCGCCCGAGGAGCAGCGCGCGGTCTGGCACGACACCGGCCGCCGGGTGTTCGTCAAGGGCGGGCGCAAGGGGGGAGTACCAGGGCGAGCGCACGGCAGGTTTGCAGCGGGCCGGCACGTGACCCACCGCTACACCACGGTGCCGGCGGCCGGCATGGACACGGCCACGGCCTACCGCCTGATCTGCGGCGTGGTGGTGCCGCGGCCCGTGGCCTGGATCACCACCGTCGGCGCCGACGGGCGGGTCAACGCCGCGCCCTTCAGTTCCTACAACTACGTCGCGCACAGCCCGCCCATGGTGGCGGTGAACATCGGCACCCGCCTGGGCGAGCTGAAGGACACCGCCCGCAACATCCGCGAGACCGGCTGGTTCTGCGTCAACGTGGCCACCGAGGCGGTGATGGAGGTGATGCACCGCTGCGGCGCCGACTACCCGCCGGAGGTCGGCGAGCCCGAGGCGCTGGGCATCGAGCTGCTGCCCGGCAGCCTGACGCCGGTGCCGCGCATCGCCGCCTCGCCCATCCACCTCGAATGCCGGCTCGACCAGGCGGTGACGCTCGGCCGCGGCCTCAACACCCTCTACATCGGCGAGGTGCTGGCCTTCCACCTGTCGGACGCGGTGTACGACGGCCGCCATGTGGACAGCGTGAAGCTGCGCCCGATCGCGCGGCTGGGCGGGCCGTGGTACGCCGCGCTGGGCGAGACCTTCCACCGCCCCGCGCTGCAGCGCCCGCCGGGCGACCCTGCGGAGACCACGCCATGAACTACGCCCTGCCGGGCGACGGCGGCTTCCACGTCGGCACCTTCGTCAAGACCACCTCGCCGCACGTCGTCGAGATCCTCGGCGGCGCCGGCCTCGACTTCGCGGTGCTGGACGCGGAGCACGCGCCCTTCGACCGCGCGGCGCTCGACCTCGCCCTGCTCGCCGGCCGCGCGGTCGGCCTGCCGCTCTTCGTGCGGGTGGCCGAGCGCACCGCGGCCGGCCTGCTCGGCGTGCTGGACATGGGCGCGGCCGGCGTGCTGGTGCCGCACGTCGACACCGAGCAGGACGCCCGCGACGTGGTGGCGCACTGCCGCTACGTCGGCGGCGACCGCGGCTACTCCAGCTCGTCGCGGGCCGCCGGCTACGGCACGCTCGGCATGCCGCAGGCCATCGCCCATGGCGACCGCAGCGTGGTGGTCTGCCAGATCGAGAGCGTGGCGGCGGTGGAGAACGCCGCCCGCATCGCCGCCGTGCCCGGCGTCGCCGCGCTGTTCGTCGGCCGTGCCGACCTGGCGCTGTCGATGGGCCTGCACAACGCCCAGCACCCCAGCGTGCTGGCGGCGACGCAGGACGTGATCCGCGCCTCGCTGGCCGCGGGCACGCCGGTGGGCATGTTCGTCGGCGGCAACGCCGAGCGCGAGACCTACCGCGCCCTGGGCGTCAGTTGGTTCGTCCAGGGGTCCGACCAGTCGCTGCTGCGCCAGGCGGCGCAGGCCATGGCCCGCCCACCTTCCACCGAGTCCGCATGAGCACTGCTGCACCGTTCCGCCCCGCCTCCGTCGCCCGCTGGCACGACCAGCCGCCGCAGGTCCACGCCGCCGGCGAACGCACCTGGGTCGCCCGCGGGGCCAACTTCGTCGTGACGGTCACCGACGCCGACGCCGGTGCCCGGCTGGTGCGGCGCGGCCAGCCGGACGAGTCGATGGTGCTGCTGGTCGATGCCACCGCCACCGTGCGCGCCGGCGCCCAGGCCGTGCGGGCCGAGGCCGAGTCGCTGACCATCGTGCCCCCGGGCGACAGCGAGGTGGTGGTGGAACGGGCGGGCCGCATCGTCCGCCTGTTCTCCAGCGCCGCGCAGGACCTGCTGGCGGCGGCCGGCAACGCCGCCGACTACGACCGTGCCACGCCCGACGTGGCGCCGCTGGTGCCCTGGCCCGCGCCGGCCGACGGCTGGCGGCTGCGCCACTACCCGCTGGCCCGCTTCACCCAGGCGGACAGCAACATGCGCATCTTCCGGTCGACCAACCTGATGCTCAACGTCATGACGCCGCGCATGGTCGCCCGCGACGTGCGCAAGCTGAGCCCGCATTCGCACGGGGACTTCGAGCAGGGGTCGCTGGCGCTGCAGGGCCGGTGGGTCCACCACATGCGCTACCCCTGGGTGCCCGACATGACGGCCTGGCGCGACGACGAGCACGTCGAGGTCGGCAGCCCGTCGCTGACCGTCATCCCGCCGACGGTGGTGCACACCAGCCGCAACCTGAACGACGGCGGCGCCTGGCTGCTCGACATCTTCGCGCCGCCGCGCATGGACTTCTCCAGCAAGCCCGGC
The sequence above is a segment of the Aquabacterium sp. J223 genome. Coding sequences within it:
- a CDS encoding fumarylacetoacetate hydrolase family protein → MAPLDTDALVAALRHARDGGPRVDDTAWQPHVTTLEQAYAVQERLFAALDPAAVARHWKSGAASTGEPSRHAPLPSAGVHTAGADLRDLSPEPGWVEAEVALRIGRAVGPDEARSLGPDTAPALVDGLCVSIEVLGSRWAGGRGAPPLLKLADLLMHAALVVGEIVPFAPRDWASQACRVRIGDGEGQSFTGSLGIGDPAWVLVDWLRHATRQGAVVEAGTVVSTGSWCGMLPVRRGDRVAVEFPGLGAAQVQL
- a CDS encoding class I adenylate-forming enzyme family protein, coding for MTVSEFPSEGEGVAFTPFAEIIAGHADRRPDAVAFQVDERTLTWHALHRRAGRVANALRRARVKPGDRVALLGSASLAYVECFFGTVAARACVVPLPVSASVPTLEALLDDCGAKVLFVDLDADGAFADMAARRAARGLRVIPFGIDDGGDYTEWRDAAGTGDGALDPARDDDPFNIIYSSGTTGLPKGIVHLHGMRQRQASRRGFFSTEARTLLSTPMYSNTTIMPLLGTVAHGGACLLMRRFDAGRYLALAARHRATHTMLVPVQYARILAHPDADTGGLASLQVSQCTGAPLDLALKRQILAQWPGRFIEVYGLTEGGVSCFLDAHAHPDKLDTVGRPGHGSEVFLIDASGRRLPPDAIGVAGEVVGRSPFMMAGYHRRPEATAEIRWLDEQGRVHHRSGDIGRFDADGFLTLLDRIKDVIISGGHNIYAADLEAVLARHEDVLDAAVIGVPSERWGETPLALVTLRPGASVTPEALRDWVNAQVGKTQRLSAVEWRDALPRSALGKLSKKALRAPYWASSTSHPMPS
- a CDS encoding amidohydrolase, encoding MSTSRPLLFDAHAHLVADDQARYPRNPMQRAADAPYRPPGVIGRPGGHHGPNPINEVPDASRMLRWMAEENVDGAVAVQKRMVYRYDNSYILDSSDAHPDLFCAVVILDAEDPATPQTVQRWIRDHGLAGLRLFGGRKPDGSMPWLDSPRP
- a CDS encoding MaoC family dehydratase; this encodes MTVVVERADDLAAHVGTELGASDWVTIDQAKIDAFADLTGDDHWIHVDAERARRDRPDGRTIAHGFYLLALIPFLQRRIYTIRQRGVGLNYGCERVRFTSPVPVGSRVRLRQTVKACTRLEGATRLTFTSTMDVEGQSRPALVADTILQIHDR
- a CDS encoding Bug family tripartite tricarboxylate transporter substrate binding protein, which gives rise to MDLTTLARRLACAAGLLLSLTGAATAQGDWPNKPVRIIAIFAPGGSSDLVARQIAQHLSTRFGQQFIVENRVGAGGNIGVDHVAKSPPDGYTLAMATSGPLANNKSLYNPMPFDPEKDLTPIALVGEIPLVLAVNPSVKASTLGEFIAQSKSAPNALTVANPGKGTIGHLATESLRLNSAARLSSVPYKGDAPAMTDAMTGSVEGVSAPVTSLLANIQGQKLKALAVTSKARFPGLPNVPTALEQGVNLEATVWNALVGPAGVPRSIVTALNQEINKYTASAEGKAKLASLGVVPLAGTPAQLSELMASEAAKWKRVVEAAKISID
- a CDS encoding DNA-binding transcriptional regulator, with protein sequence MSSSTPVRAVVRALDLLQALNRQAVSTLDVLHLQTRIPKPTLVRLLQTFEARGIVRHAPQHGAYLLTEGVRSLSSGYHSEPMVVEAAAALMDAMTLRVKWPLALAMLDDHAMVVRYSTIPLSPLSMRHSTINFRLSLVSRAIGRAYLAFCSPEQQEALLQSVLQSPSPEDEAAKHPEALAPVLERVRASGYALRDAQVVPSTNTLAVPIFDAHGVAASLGLTFFSSTLKPEQAVERYFGELTDVARQVGDRLKELQAA
- a CDS encoding aldehyde dehydrogenase family protein, with translation MDRLKFYIDGAWVDPALPSTLDVVNPATEAPFARISLGSPQDVDRAVRAARRAFAGYAQTSVAERLGWLSRIVDGFRARLPELARTMTLEMGSPITFSTERQATVALFHFEEAVRVLQHFPFEERMGPGIIRREPIGVCGLITPWNWPLNQVASKVAPALATGCTVVLKPSEIAPLSSMILAEVIDAAGLPPGVFNLVNGDGPTVGEAIAAHPEVDMVSFTGSTTAGIRVAKLAADTVKRVAQELGGKSANIILPDADLKAAVIAGVHACYTNAGQNCQSPTRMLVPRAQREAAFEAAREAVQSIRLGDPLDPASTMGPLVSQGQYDKVQGLVRAGLEEGATLVAGGPGKPAHLDRGYYVRPTVFGDVTRDMRIAREEIFGPVLSIMAYDTEDEAVDIANDTPFGLAGFVQSKDLRRARAVANRLRTGRVYLNGAAFDRSLPFGGYKQSGNGREFGVFGFEEYLEVKAILGSPQ
- a CDS encoding HpcH/HpaI aldolase family protein, which encodes MNYALPGDGGFHVGTFVKTTSPHVVEILGGAGLDFAVLDAEHAPFDRAALDLALLAGRAVGLPLFVRVAERTAAGLLGVLDMGAAGVLVPHVDTEQDARDVVAHCRYVGGDRGYSSSSRAAGYGTLGMPQAIAHGDRSVVVCQIESVAAVENAARIAAVPGVAALFVGRADLALSMGLHNAQHPSVLAATQDVIRASLAAGTPVGMFVGGNAERETYRALGVSWFVQGSDQSLLRQAAQAMARPPSTESA
- a CDS encoding MaoC family dehydratase, giving the protein MDTAPRYFEDFQVGEHWESAPVQVTADEIVAFGRSFDPQPMHVDEAAAARGPFKGLIASGWHVAAIAMREFVRAGGHGSTPAVGLGVDELKWQAPVRADDRLVVRREVVELRRSASQPGQGIVRTRVTVRNQAGVVVMSLLSAGRVAARGTGSAA
- a CDS encoding flavin reductase: MARLPQALKSWDVIDEAGLVMDLEVLAQGGGGPSIPTLLALAERYPDARIVLDHLLEPELHDGEHFGMDERWERLAASGRFFLKFTSINLDHCREEGFPANRVLRRAVDLFGADRVMWGSDIGTSSGTYQDMVQRMLDASDLLSPEEQRAVWHDTGRRVFVKGGRKGGVPGRAHGRFAAGRHVTHRYTTVPAAGMDTATAYRLICGVVVPRPVAWITTVGADGRVNAAPFSSYNYVAHSPPMVAVNIGTRLGELKDTARNIRETGWFCVNVATEAVMEVMHRCGADYPPEVGEPEALGIELLPGSLTPVPRIAASPIHLECRLDQAVTLGRGLNTLYIGEVLAFHLSDAVYDGRHVDSVKLRPIARLGGPWYAALGETFHRPALQRPPGDPAETTP